AAAACATCCTTTTAGTTGATTAaatgaacttaaatacacctcAATCTGCCACGTGACATATCAAATGGTCTCAAACTCTTATAAGAGCGTGAAACTGGgacccgtttggccatagatttctcAAGTAATATTTgggaaaaaatttggcaaatagtgtttgtccatacaatttgccattatttgacaaatatttttggcaaatatcccaaattcccaaatactagttttttctagtatttgggccaaatctcattatttgagatcttttaaaaattgaaattttacacaaaatttttatcttttacaaaaccaCCCTTtatagtagttgtttgcgttgtattatataattttttacgtgaacaccaaagtagtgataaaatattaaGTGAATATGAAAGTAACAATATGATTATTGATGAAAAATAGAGAACAATCGGCTCagggtaacaaagtcatgtgctttatctacttcacgatgtatggaatgatgcttgttgcactcactccaaactaccacattgctccaGTATCATGGACACTAGTTATTTGTTGTaacgaagatccaattgacttgtaatacaagCATAtgatttgttttgatagtttttaaaatttacggatataaatcatatttttctaaaaaaatgaaatatgtttCCAAAATACTACgttttcaatatttcttttataaataaataaaaacacacaatttcttttcaatatttgaaGTATAAAGTGTAAATTTGCAACATTTCATTAAGATTTTGAGATATTCAATTGAAACATgcattaattcaaatatataaataaaatatcctgacaaatacaaaaaaacgAAATATCGCGAAAAACTCGGGAACATGTAATAACTCGCGTAGATATGgcaagataaaataaaataaaatcagcACCAACAAAGTGGATTTCAGAATCTCAGCCGTATTGccttattaattttaaaagtagatttcaccagatttgatattttttttattggtgtttttatttacatttataatattttaggaaactaaatattttaatttaatttaataataacaaaaaaattaaaaattttgacaaGTATGTGTATATTGTCTGTGTACATGAACAAGACAGATAGACATTTATATTACACACACtcttctctttgtttttttcctttctttgtaaaaaaaactttcaaattCCCACATATTTTTCCAAGAAAATTTGTGGGGTTTTCTTAATTTGGTAGAATATTTGTGGGTTTTGTtccatttttgttgattttgttagTAGAGTGAGATGGCAAGAAACGGTATGTTTTCACGGCGGCGTAGGGCGGAGAAGGTGGAGGAGTACGATGAGTTGTTGCCGTTAACAGAGGCTACTCATGAAGTTCATGTTCTTGCTGTTGATGATAGTCTTGTGGACAGAATAGTCATTGAACGTCTCCTCAAAATTACATCTTgtaaaggtaaaaaaaaaaaatctgatttttttgagctgaattttagaaaaaaatgtgtttttttttttttgagattttgaatgttttgtggtTGGAATTGTACAGTGACTACTGTGGATAGTGGGATGAGAGCTTTGAAATATCTTGGATTGGATGAAGAAGAGAGTTCTGTTACTATTGATGTAAGaatattttggaattttttttggtggttttttttgaagtgaaaattgaagatttttatggatttatgtttttttttatgttaggATTTGAAGGTGGATCTGATAATTACAGATTATTGTATGCCTGGAATGACTGGTTATGATTTGCTCAAAAAGATTAAGGTAGTACTTGTTTTGCCCTTTCTTTTCATTGTTCatgtaatttattttgcttgaaaGGGAGTAGAGCCTTGGTGTAACTGTAACAAGTAAAGTTGTTGTCATGAGAGGTCATTGGTTCAAGTTGTGGAAACAGCCTCCTGCAGAAATGCAGGGTAAGACATCATACAATAGAGCCTTGTAGTCCGGCTCTTTCCCGACCCCGGGGAAGTTGTTGTCATGAGGTCATTGGTTCCAGCTGTGGAAACAGCCTCTGGCAAAATTGCAGGGTAAGGCTTCGTGTAATAGACCCTTCTGGTCTGGCCCTTTCTTGACCCCGTTAAAGTTGTTGTCATGAGGCAATTGGTTCAAGTCATGAAACCAACCTCTTGTAGAAATGCAGGGTAAAACTTCGTACAATAGACTCTTCTGGTCTGGCCCTTTCCCGACCCCGGTAAGGTTGTTGTCATGAGGTCATTGGTTCGAGTCGTAAAAACAGCCTCTTGTAGAAATGTAGGGTAAGGCTTTGTACAATAAACCCTTGTGGTCTGGCCCTTTTCCGTCCCcgataatttttttgtcatgAGGTCATTGGTTCAAGTCCTCTTGCACAAATGCAGGGTAAGGCTTGGTACAATAGACCTTTGGGTCTGGCCCTTTTTCGACCCCGGTCAAGTTGTTGTCATGAGGTCATTGGTTCAAGCCGTGGAAACAACCTCTTGTAGAAATGCAAGGTAAGGCTTGGAACACTAGATCCTTATGGTCTGGTCTTTTCAAGACCTTGTGCATAGTGGTAGTTTTTGTGCACCGGCTGTTTTTTCGCTTGAAAGTTTAATGTTTGAGTTTCTTATAAGGAAAATTTAATCAATGTACTGAAGTTTCCAAATTTGTATTTGTGAAACAGGGTTCATCTTTTAGGGAAGTTCCAGTTGTAATCATGTCTTCTGAAAATGTTTTGGCTAGAATCGACAGGTACTTTCAATTCTTTCGCTACTGGATTTCatacttgaatttgttgaatatatttttgCTAGTGACTTTTACTTTAGAACTTCTGGAATTTCTAAATCCTTAAAAGAATGGAGTGAAGCAATACTAATTGACATTGCATTTACTTTTTGAGTTAATACCCGACACATCGTGCGACGGAGCCACCCTTGTTCAATAGTTTAAATGTATGATATATTATATGTTAAATCCATTGTTTTCTTTGTGTGTTTACATCTTTATATTCTTGAATCCCCTTGTTAAAAATCTTGGCTCGCCACAGACTCCAGAGAGAGAAGAAAACTTAATAAAACTAGAAGGGTAGTCTCATTGTCCAATTCcaattattttaggaaaaaaataatggaGGAAGTACCATTGACAACCAAAAGCTATCTTGCAATTAAATTAAGATAGCATCAAATCTTTACGTATCGTTTGTACATGTGCTTTCAAGATTTGttagattctttaattttaaaaaaaggttttgaCTTGCATAATTTGGAAGCTGTGATGAGTTATTATTATTGAACAACCAGTTTTTTGCATGACCAAAAGCAATGAATGAACAACCACTTCATTAGTTTAATATCttgtaccaaaaaaataaagtagttGGATTCATACTTTACAATATCATAATCCAAAGCATATGCTCTTTGTCTGTTTTTTTCAATAGCtgtatttttagtaatataaTTAGGAATGCATGTTCTTATTCTAGTAAGGTTTAGTTTAACAGAATATGCAATTTTTAGTATGCCACTAATAGATGTCAATGCATAGTGTCGTAAAGTTGTGGCTTTACGATTGTTTTTTGAAGGAGAAATGCTTATCTGAAACAAATATGGAAAAAGGATGTTTGCTCTTTAACTTTAATGTTTTTCAGAATTTAGAGCTTTTTTTAGTAGGATGTTCTCTTGATGAAACTAATTCTAATTCGATAACAGATGTCTGGAAGAAGGCGCTGAAGACTTCCTATTGAAGCCAGTGAAATTGGCTGATGTAAAACGTTTGAAGAGTTGCATGTTCAACGAGGATCGATTTAGGGGTGAAGAAAAAGGAATGAACAAGAGAAAGTTGCCAGAATCATCGTCCGATGATTCATCAACACCAACTCTTTCACCTTCACCATCATCACTTGACCTCTCATCAACACCTTCACCACCATCCACTTCCTCTCCATCATCCCCTAAAGCATTCTCGTCATCCCTCTCTACTGATTCACCGACACATTCCACTGATTCCTCCATGCCTTCTTCGCCAACATCACCAACAAGACGACTCAAAATGATCAGCCAAGAGTTGTGACAACGGTATATATACCATTATGTATTTTACTTCCCTTTTTGCTACTTCCGGGGTTGTTTAAACCCCCCTCCATTGTCGGGGCATACAATGTAGACAAGCCAATTGCCCCTTACTAGCGAGGTTTTTTGTTGGCTTGTCACTTTTTTCGGACACATATCGATCGATGATATCGTTTAATCACACAAGGCTTTACAAAGATATGTTCAAATGAGTCTCTTAAGGAGAAAAGTTGATTTTAGACTATGCTATGAAATCAACATTTTCTTGTATTGgtgaattttatttaatgtgttactttattataattttactgTTTGACAGTAGTAATATTAATGTATCCAATTCAATGACAGATAGAGATAATGGGTGGAAT
The DNA window shown above is from Solanum stenotomum isolate F172 chromosome 6, ASM1918654v1, whole genome shotgun sequence and carries:
- the LOC125867859 gene encoding two-component response regulator ARR5-like; its protein translation is MARNGMFSRRRRAEKVEEYDELLPLTEATHEVHVLAVDDSLVDRIVIERLLKITSCKVTTVDSGMRALKYLGLDEEESSVTIDDLKVDLIITDYCMPGMTGYDLLKKIKGSSFREVPVVIMSSENVLARIDRCLEEGAEDFLLKPVKLADVKRLKSCMFNEDRFRGEEKGMNKRKLPESSSDDSSTPTLSPSPSSLDLSSTPSPPSTSSPSSPKAFSSSLSTDSPTHSTDSSMPSSPTSPTRRLKMISQEL